In the genome of Fulvivirga maritima, one region contains:
- the hslV gene encoding ATP-dependent protease subunit HslV → MGKIKVRSTTVLAVVHNGEVAIGADGQATMGNYVAKGNVKKIRKLQNGKIVTGFAGSTADAFTLLERFDEKLNSYGGNMKRAAIELAKDWRTDRYLRKLEAMLITADKDEVLIVSGTGDVLEPDHEVAAIGSGSMYAQSAALALKKHATHLSAEEMVRESLNIAADICIYTNHNLIIEKVTG, encoded by the coding sequence ATGGGAAAAATTAAAGTAAGATCTACTACGGTATTGGCCGTGGTGCATAATGGAGAAGTAGCCATAGGGGCTGATGGACAAGCTACCATGGGTAACTATGTAGCTAAAGGCAACGTGAAGAAAATCAGAAAGCTGCAAAATGGTAAGATTGTAACTGGCTTTGCAGGATCAACGGCTGATGCTTTTACCCTTCTGGAAAGATTTGATGAGAAGCTTAATAGCTACGGCGGCAATATGAAGCGTGCAGCCATAGAGCTGGCTAAAGACTGGAGAACAGATCGATATCTAAGAAAGCTGGAAGCTATGCTTATTACTGCAGATAAAGATGAGGTGCTGATTGTTTCCGGTACAGGAGATGTGCTTGAGCCTGATCATGAAGTGGCAGCAATAGGTAGTGGTTCTATGTATGCTCAAAGTGCTGCTTTAGCATTGAAAAAGCATGCTACTCACCTGAGTGCCGAAGAAATGGTGAGAGAGAGTCTTAACATAGCCGCTGATATTTGTATCTATACTAATCATAATTTAATAATCGAAAAAGTAACGGGCTGA
- the arsC gene encoding arsenate reductase (glutaredoxin) (This arsenate reductase requires both glutathione and glutaredoxin to convert arsenate to arsenite, after which the efflux transporter formed by ArsA and ArsB can extrude the arsenite from the cell, providing resistance.) — MLTIYHNPRCTKSRETLQLIEEHGDMVEVVEYLKMPPSKADLEKIVEKLGIKPHDLIRTGEAIYKEKYKGSELSDDEWLQAMEEHPKLIERPIVIKGDKAIIGRPPEKVKELF, encoded by the coding sequence ATGCTAACTATATATCATAACCCCAGATGTACCAAGAGCAGAGAAACACTTCAGCTCATAGAAGAGCATGGAGATATGGTTGAAGTGGTAGAATATTTAAAAATGCCACCCAGCAAAGCTGATCTGGAAAAAATTGTAGAAAAGCTGGGTATAAAACCCCATGATCTGATCAGAACAGGCGAAGCAATCTATAAGGAGAAGTACAAAGGCTCAGAGCTTTCTGACGATGAATGGCTTCAGGCAATGGAGGAACATCCAAAATTGATTGAACGCCCCATAGTGATTAAGGGCGACAAGGCAATCATTGGAAGACCTCCTGAAAAAGTGAAAGAGCTTTTCTGA
- a CDS encoding glycosyltransferase family 9 protein, with protein MTKILIIRFSSIGDIVLTTPVIRNVKTQVENAEVHYCTKYQFKEIIENNPYIDKIHYLKDSMGDLVADLKKEHYDYIIDLHKNLRTKIIKTRLAARSASFKKLNKEKWLMVNMKINKLPNRHIVDRYMETAQPLGVKMDNLGLDYFIPDKDNVPLEWLPETHQKEYVAYAIGAQHNTKKLPINRMIELCDKINKPIILLGGPGDNETAQAIERFFERSEKSEPMEEGLVKLNKKTVIYNACGKFNLNQSASLVKQARYVFSHDTGLMHIAAAFKKEIFSIWGNTIPMFGMYPYRTHFTILENNKLDCRPCSKIGYDKCPKGHFKCMNNLVFDFFSTLKQGIQKSSFTFSGGLPMIALSPLITMGRSINFGCSSIA; from the coding sequence ATGACAAAAATACTTATTATACGTTTCTCTTCTATTGGAGACATAGTGCTAACCACACCGGTAATAAGGAACGTAAAAACCCAGGTAGAAAACGCTGAAGTACATTACTGTACCAAATATCAATTTAAGGAGATCATTGAAAACAACCCCTATATTGATAAGATCCACTATTTAAAGGATAGTATGGGCGATTTGGTGGCAGATTTAAAGAAAGAGCATTATGACTACATCATAGATCTACATAAAAACCTGCGTACCAAAATTATCAAAACCAGATTAGCCGCCAGAAGCGCTTCTTTCAAAAAGCTGAACAAAGAGAAATGGCTTATGGTGAATATGAAAATCAACAAGTTGCCTAATAGGCATATTGTAGACCGCTACATGGAAACAGCCCAACCCTTAGGAGTAAAAATGGATAACCTGGGCTTAGATTACTTTATCCCTGATAAAGATAATGTGCCTTTGGAGTGGCTCCCTGAAACGCATCAGAAAGAATATGTAGCTTATGCTATCGGCGCACAGCACAACACTAAAAAGCTACCCATTAACAGAATGATAGAGCTTTGCGATAAAATTAATAAGCCTATCATCTTATTAGGAGGTCCTGGCGACAATGAAACCGCCCAGGCTATAGAACGCTTCTTCGAAAGATCAGAAAAATCTGAACCTATGGAAGAAGGGCTAGTGAAGCTTAACAAAAAAACGGTTATCTATAACGCTTGTGGCAAGTTTAATTTGAACCAGTCTGCATCACTTGTAAAACAAGCTCGCTATGTATTTAGCCATGATACCGGTCTTATGCATATAGCGGCAGCGTTTAAAAAGGAAATATTCAGCATATGGGGCAACACCATTCCTATGTTTGGCATGTACCCCTACCGAACTCATTTCACTATTCTTGAAAATAACAAACTAGATTGTAGACCGTGCTCCAAAATAGGGTATGACAAATGTCCTAAGGGCCATTTCAAATGTATGAATAACCTTGTTTTTGACTTTTTTTCTACCCTAAAACAAGGAATTCAGAAAAGCTCTTTCACTTTTTCAGGAGGTCTTCCAATGATTGCCTTGTCGCCCTTAATCACTATGGGGCGTTCAATCAATTTTGGATGTTCCTCCATTGCCTGA
- the polX gene encoding DNA polymerase/3'-5' exonuclease PolX, with amino-acid sequence MDNKSIIKLLKTTAQLMELHGENEFKIKSYNNAIFNLEREPVQLASLSLAELEKLNGVGKSIAAAIDEINQEGSLTILEKYLSETPEGILDLLSLKGIGAKKIRQIWKDLDIQDSEGLLKAINEGELTKLKGFGDKTQKNLKEAILFRNAHQGKLLYAQAETLAEALIERLKAEFNDIQISTSGALRRKVEVIEEIMLLCATTDESKVRAFLDNDESLTAEEDKSSPFNWRGHLTQENTAVRVRFTSAEEFQKQLFLTTSTPTHIHTPVKEEKSLADLVKESTIASEEDIYKLADLPFIAPELREGQFELGLAAENKLPKLIEMSDLKGILHNHSTYSDGKHTLKEMADYCQELGYEYLGITDHSKSSFYYANGLYEKRVTEQQAEIDELNKTYKDFKIFKGIECDILPDGSLDYDPEVLASFDFIVSSVHSVLNMDAQKATERVLKAVENPFTTILGHMTGRLLLQREGYPVDHKTIIDACAKNKVVIEINANPRRLDIDWRWVHYALEQGVMLSINPDAHAKAGYHDMYYGLCVGRKGGLTKEMNLNSLSLNDLESYFTTKKEKALTQVG; translated from the coding sequence TTGGATAACAAATCAATTATCAAATTATTAAAAACCACGGCTCAGTTAATGGAGCTTCATGGTGAAAACGAATTTAAAATTAAGAGCTATAATAATGCCATTTTTAACCTTGAAAGAGAGCCCGTGCAACTGGCTTCGCTTAGCTTGGCAGAGCTCGAAAAATTAAACGGTGTAGGCAAAAGCATTGCCGCAGCTATTGATGAAATTAACCAAGAAGGCAGTTTAACCATTCTGGAAAAATATCTTTCTGAAACCCCTGAGGGCATATTGGATTTATTGAGCCTTAAAGGCATAGGAGCTAAAAAAATCAGGCAGATATGGAAAGACCTTGATATTCAGGATAGTGAGGGGTTATTAAAAGCCATAAATGAAGGTGAACTGACCAAACTCAAAGGTTTTGGAGATAAGACTCAGAAAAATCTTAAAGAGGCCATTTTATTCAGAAATGCACATCAAGGCAAACTACTATATGCTCAGGCTGAAACCCTGGCAGAAGCACTTATTGAAAGGCTCAAGGCTGAGTTTAATGACATACAAATATCTACTTCAGGAGCGCTTAGAAGAAAAGTAGAAGTAATAGAGGAAATTATGCTGCTCTGCGCCACCACTGATGAAAGTAAGGTGAGGGCATTTTTAGATAATGATGAAAGCCTTACTGCGGAAGAAGATAAAAGCAGTCCTTTTAACTGGCGAGGTCACCTCACTCAAGAAAATACCGCCGTAAGGGTAAGGTTTACTTCGGCTGAAGAGTTCCAAAAGCAACTTTTCCTAACTACTAGTACTCCTACTCACATTCATACACCTGTAAAAGAAGAGAAAAGTCTTGCTGACCTTGTAAAAGAAAGCACTATAGCTTCAGAAGAAGATATTTATAAATTAGCTGACTTGCCTTTTATAGCTCCTGAACTACGAGAAGGACAGTTTGAGTTAGGTCTGGCAGCAGAAAACAAGCTCCCAAAACTCATAGAAATGTCTGACCTCAAAGGCATTTTACATAACCACTCTACTTACAGTGATGGTAAGCATACTTTAAAAGAAATGGCCGACTACTGCCAGGAATTAGGGTATGAATACCTTGGCATTACAGACCACAGTAAATCATCTTTTTACTATGCTAATGGCCTTTATGAAAAACGCGTAACAGAGCAGCAAGCAGAAATAGATGAACTAAATAAAACTTACAAAGACTTTAAAATATTCAAAGGCATAGAGTGCGACATCCTCCCTGATGGCAGCTTAGACTATGATCCTGAAGTGCTAGCCAGCTTTGACTTCATTGTATCCTCTGTACATTCTGTACTTAACATGGATGCTCAGAAAGCCACTGAACGTGTACTCAAAGCGGTAGAAAATCCTTTCACTACTATTCTTGGCCACATGACTGGCCGCCTGCTACTACAGCGCGAAGGCTATCCTGTAGACCATAAAACTATTATTGATGCCTGCGCCAAAAACAAAGTAGTGATAGAAATAAACGCTAACCCAAGAAGACTTGACATTGACTGGCGATGGGTTCATTATGCTCTGGAACAAGGCGTAATGCTTAGTATTAACCCTGATGCTCACGCTAAAGCTGGCTACCATGACATGTATTATGGACTATGCGTAGGCAGAAAAGGAGGACTCACAAAAGAAATGAACCTTAACAGCTTGTCTTTGAATGATTTAGAGTCGTACTTTACTACAAAAAAAGAAAAAGCTTTAACCCAAGTAGGATAA
- a CDS encoding amino acid permease: MSTTLREKKAGFGTGPVFFTAISTILGAIMFLRFGYAVGSVGFAGTIGIILFANLVTIPTAMAIAEIATNQKVEGGGEYYIISRSFGINVGAAIGIALYLSQAISVAFYTIAFAEAFGPVFDYVNTQFDLNLSDKRIISLPAVILLSILMIKKGADLGMKALYVVVAILFLSLIMFFVGSTDYNSAMVNLRWTDHIDNPDTFFAVFAIVFPAFTGMTAGVGLSGDLRDPKKSIPLGTLAATIVGMVIYIFIAYKLAVSAAPGDLVEDPLIMMRIAALGPIIPIGLAAATISSALGSIMVAPRTLQALASDKVFPLPHINTYLAKGKKGSNDPINATIVTSLIAIVFVSLGDVNAVAEIISMFFMITYGSLCLISFLQHFAADPSYRPSFRSKWYVSLLGAVLCVYLMFKMNAQYTIISIILMTGIYFFVTQTSKSKEGLAKIFQGVIFQLSRQLQVFLQKAERGEEGWRPSVICISSDFFKRPAAFQFMKWISHRYGFGTYLHYINGYFSKDSYQKSQEQIRRLLKVTGSTRNKVFVDTLISPSFTSAVAQAIQLPSVSGKEVNMILFEFAKDNIANLTDIIDNFTMVKAAEFDICVLGSSDREFGFNNSIHIWLTPNDLKNSSLMILMGYIIMGHRDWKNAEIKIFAVVNEKEMSEQEEMLISMIKAGRLPISPKNIELIKHKLEVSTKEIINDKSQDADLTIVGFRAEAIKQRGAEVFKGYEGVGNILFVNASKEKEIQ, encoded by the coding sequence ATGAGTACTACATTAAGAGAAAAGAAGGCCGGGTTCGGAACGGGTCCCGTATTCTTTACAGCAATATCTACTATTTTGGGTGCCATTATGTTCCTGAGATTTGGTTATGCTGTAGGTAGCGTAGGGTTTGCAGGTACTATTGGTATTATCTTATTTGCTAATTTGGTTACCATACCTACTGCTATGGCTATAGCCGAAATAGCTACTAACCAGAAAGTAGAGGGTGGAGGTGAATATTATATCATTTCACGTTCTTTTGGCATTAATGTAGGTGCCGCCATTGGTATAGCTCTATATCTGTCTCAGGCCATAAGTGTGGCTTTTTATACCATCGCTTTTGCCGAAGCTTTTGGGCCAGTGTTTGATTATGTTAACACTCAGTTCGATCTCAATCTGTCTGATAAAAGGATTATAAGTCTGCCTGCTGTGATATTGCTGAGTATACTTATGATTAAAAAAGGGGCCGATTTAGGCATGAAGGCTTTGTATGTGGTAGTAGCCATCCTTTTTCTGTCACTTATTATGTTTTTTGTAGGCTCTACAGATTACAATTCAGCCATGGTAAATCTCCGCTGGACTGATCATATTGATAATCCTGATACCTTTTTCGCGGTTTTTGCCATTGTCTTCCCTGCCTTTACCGGTATGACGGCCGGTGTAGGGTTGTCTGGTGATTTAAGAGATCCTAAAAAGTCTATTCCATTAGGTACACTGGCAGCTACTATTGTGGGTATGGTAATTTATATATTTATTGCCTATAAGCTGGCTGTATCAGCTGCTCCTGGTGATTTGGTAGAAGATCCTTTGATTATGATGCGCATAGCGGCTCTGGGTCCTATTATACCTATTGGCTTGGCGGCAGCCACCATTTCTTCTGCACTGGGCAGTATTATGGTTGCGCCCAGAACTTTGCAGGCACTGGCCAGTGACAAGGTGTTTCCTTTGCCTCATATTAATACGTATTTGGCGAAAGGGAAGAAAGGCTCCAATGATCCTATCAATGCTACTATAGTCACCAGCCTCATAGCCATTGTTTTCGTTAGTCTGGGCGATGTAAATGCCGTAGCGGAGATCATCTCTATGTTCTTTATGATTACCTACGGTTCGTTATGCCTTATTTCATTTCTTCAGCATTTTGCGGCTGATCCTTCATACAGACCTTCTTTCCGGTCTAAATGGTATGTTTCTTTACTAGGGGCAGTGTTATGTGTGTACCTCATGTTTAAAATGAATGCACAGTATACCATTATTTCAATTATTTTAATGACGGGGATTTATTTCTTCGTAACCCAAACGAGCAAATCAAAAGAAGGACTGGCAAAAATATTTCAAGGCGTTATCTTTCAGCTGAGTAGGCAGCTGCAGGTGTTTTTGCAGAAGGCTGAACGAGGAGAAGAGGGGTGGAGGCCATCCGTAATTTGTATTTCCTCTGATTTCTTTAAGCGCCCGGCGGCTTTTCAGTTTATGAAGTGGATATCTCATCGCTATGGTTTCGGAACTTATCTACATTATATTAATGGATATTTCTCAAAAGATTCCTATCAAAAGTCGCAGGAGCAAATACGCAGGTTATTGAAGGTGACAGGCTCCACCCGCAATAAGGTGTTTGTAGATACCCTCATTTCGCCCTCCTTTACCAGTGCTGTGGCTCAGGCCATACAGTTGCCTAGTGTTTCCGGTAAAGAGGTGAACATGATTTTGTTTGAATTTGCCAAAGACAACATCGCTAACCTAACGGACATCATAGATAATTTCACTATGGTGAAAGCTGCTGAATTTGATATTTGTGTGCTGGGCTCCTCAGACCGGGAGTTTGGCTTTAATAACAGTATTCATATCTGGCTTACACCTAATGATCTAAAAAACAGTAGTCTTATGATTTTGATGGGCTACATCATTATGGGGCACCGTGATTGGAAGAATGCAGAGATCAAAATTTTTGCAGTGGTAAATGAAAAGGAAATGTCTGAGCAGGAGGAAATGCTCATATCTATGATTAAGGCAGGTCGTTTGCCTATCTCTCCTAAAAATATTGAGCTC